DNA from Massilia antarctica:
AGCTGGGCGAAGCGAGCATCTATGAAGCGGCCAATAAGGCCAAGCTGAAAACGCTGCTGGCGGACCAGTCGTTCTACAAGAAGGACCTGGCGCAGCTGGAAGCGGAATGGATGGAATTGCAGGAGCAGCTGGAAGGTCTGGCGGCTTAACTGTTAGCTCGTCGCCCCCGCGCAGGCGGGGGCCCAAGTTCGTGGCTCAGTCGTTAACTACGGAGCTAACTTGGGCCCCCGCCGAGTGCCGCCTTGGCGCGGGGGCGACGGTTTTGATGTTAGCGGGAGAATTACGAACTTGGGCCCCCGCCGAGTGCCGCCTTGGCGCGGGGGCGACGGTTTTGAGGTTAGCGGGAGAACAAAGTGCTTGCTGACACGGCGTCAAATGCGCGCCGTGGGGGCAGTTCTTACGCGGCTTTTTGCGCGCCGGCGACGGTCTCGCGCCGGATCGACATCAGCTTGTCGATGTCTACCAAAATCAGGCGCCGGCCATCGGTTTCGCCCAGTCCCATCAGGTAGTCGCAATCGCTGTCGCGGGTCAGGCCCGGAATCGGCGAAATCTGGTTCGGGTACAGGCGCACCACATCGGTCACCCCATCGACCACCATCCCCATCACGCAACTCGACAGCTGCAGGATAATCACGTCGGTCATCGGGTCGGGCGAGGCGGCGCGCGCGTTGAACGCGACCCGCATGTCCACCAGCGGCATGATCACGCCGCGCGACACCGCTACCCCCTTGACGATCGTGCCTTCCGAGGCGAAGCGTTCGAGCGACTTGAATGTGCGCAATTCCTTCACCTTCCGAAAGTCGACCCCGTATTCCATGCCTCCCAACTGAAAGCTCAGGAACTCCATCTTGCCGATGGGGGCAAACTGCGTTGACATCGTGTGCATGGTGGTCCTTTCGTCTTTGCGGGGATGCGGCAAGGTCGCGAAACCCCATCGTAATGCGCGTGTGCAAGGCTCTCGTTGAGCGCGATCAAGGTTTCCGGCGGTCCGCCTGCGCTTGCAATGCAACGGGAACGCTTTACAATGGGGCGGCGATATTCCGGGGGGACAATTGCAAACTTGAAGGGTGCACAATGTATCAATGGGTGAAGCGATTTTTTTCGGCTTCCGAGCCGACGCCGGATGCGCCTGGCCAGGTGCCAGCCAGCCAGCCGGCGCCCGCCGTTGCCAGCGCAGCGCCGGCGGGCAGCCCAGCCCAGCTGTCGTTCGAGCAGCGCGACGGGGTCAACGGCAGTTACTTCAATTGGCTGTTTGACAACGCCGACGTGACCGGCCTCGATACCACGCCGCACGAAAACCAGGTGCTCGATGCGCTGACCGCGATCCTGGCATCGCAGCAGTCGGGCGCGGCGCTGGTCCGGCGCCTGCCCGGCCTGCTGCCGCAACTGCTGCAAAGCCTGCGCAGCGATAATTTTTCTGGTGCGCAACTGTCGCGCACCATTTCCAACGACGTGGTGCTGGTGGCGGCCGTGATCCGCATGGCCAATACCTCGTTCAAGGGCAGCGGCACCACCATCACCAGCGTCGAACACGCGGTCATGCTGATCGGCCAGGAAGGCTTGCGCCACCTGATTACCAGCGTCGCCTTCCGCCCCATCATCGACCTCAATTCGGGCCAGTACACGCGCCTGCTGGCGCCGCGCATCTGGGACCAGTCCGAGCGCTGCGCGGTGGCCAACCGCATGCTGGCCGAGGACATGGGCATCGACCCCTTCGAAGCCTTCCTGGCGGGGCTGGTGCAGAACGTGGGCCTGATCGTCACCCTGCGCATCATGGACCAGATGAGCCGCGGCGAGAAGGAACTCGGTTCGGAGATGTTTTGCGCGCGCCTGGTGCGCGACGCCCGCATCCTCACCTGCAGCATCGGGCGCGAATGGAACTTCCCCGAGCGCGTGGTCACCGCCATCGGCGAACAGGCCGGCATGCGCAAAGGCGTGCCGGTGTCGCCGCTGGGGCGCTTGCTGACGCAGTCCGATTACCTGAGCAAGGTACGCATCCTGGTCGACAACGAGCGCCTGGGCAAGGACGATCCGGTGCTGTTCAAGGGCCTCTCGCCACGGGCGATGGCATGCTACCGCGAGCTCGATGCGATCGATGACGACGTGGCGGCAGCGCCCGCGGCGCCGGCGCCGTGAGCGCGACCATCGATCCGGGCGAGGTGGAGTTTTCCGCGATCCGCGCCCAGGGGCCGGGCGGGCAAAATGTGAACAAGGTGTCGTGCGCGGTGCACCTGCGCTTCGACGTGGGCGCGTCGTCGCTGCCAGATCCGATCAAGGAACGGCTGCTGGCCTTGTCGGACCAGCGCATCACCCAGGCGGGCGTGGTGGTGCTCAAGGCGCAGCAGTCGCGCAGCCTGGAACAGAACAAGGAAGACGCGCTGCGCCGGCTGCAGGAACTGGTCGACAGCGTGGCCGTGCTGCCCACGGTGCGCCGCGCGACGCGGCCGACCCGCAGCTCGCAGCGCAAGCGGCTCGACTCAAAGACACGCAGCGGGCAGACCAAGGCGATGCGGGGGAAGGTCAGCGAGTAAGCGCCGCCGTCGCCCCCGCTATTGTCGCTCCGTCGCCCCCGCGCCAAGGCGGCACTCGGCGGGGGCCCAAGTTCGTTCTGGCGCCGACGGCTGAGCGGAGGACTTGGGCCCCCGCCTGCGCGGGGGGGCGACGGTGGCGTGACGGTAGCGCGGCGGTGGCGCGACGGTAAGGCGACGGTAGTGGACACACGAACGCGCTAATTCATACCCCGGTCTGCCAGTTCACCGCCCCCTCGTCCGCGACTAAAATCACATCGCCCTCGGCGCGCTTGGTGCGCAGCTTGAGCTTGATGTCCTTGGCGGGCAGGTCGTAGATGCTGCTGCCGTCCGGGTTGTAGGTCATCGACCGCACCACGGTTTCGCCCTCGATCTGCTTGACCGCCACCGAACTGACGCCGCTGCTGTCGCTGCGCTGCCGCACCAGGTCCTCCACCAGCGCGGCGCCGGCCTGCTGCTCGGTCTCGGCCGCCTTCACGTCCAGCGACACCTTGGCGATCGCCTTCAACGCCGGCCCCACGCCCAGCGCCATCTTCTGGAACATCGGCACCTGCTCCTCGGTGAGAATGAGTTCCTTCTTGCGCACCTTGGAAGCGAGCATGACGTACTTGCGCACCTCCGGCTCGTTGGTCATCGCTTCCATCTCGGCCTTGCGCTGCGCCGCCAGCTCGCCGAACTGCGCGACCCGCGCCGACATCGCCGCGATCACCTCGTCCAGGCGCGCGGTATCGGGCTGCAGCGCGAAGATGCTCATCTCGCTCTGGCGGCGCGGCCCGGCGCTGTCGATCGACACCGTGCGCGCCGCGATGGCGCAGCCCTCGGCATGGCCGATCACGACTTCGTCGGCCATGATCTCGCAGTTCACCGCATGCGTGATCGACACGCGCGTGCCCGACACGATGCAGCTCTCGGCGCGGTTGACGACCACGTCGCCCAGGCTGGCCTGGATCACCGAGCCGGAAGCGACGCCCTTGACGCGGATATCGCCGCGCGCATTGTGCGCGCTGCCGCCGACCAGGTTGCGGTTCAGCAGGACCTCCCCGCCGCGCGAGATGATGCTGCCGAAGACGTCGGCGTGGATGATGATGCCCTCGCCTTCGACCACGCGTTTTTCCTGCACTTCGCCGAATTCCTCGAAGTCGCCGGTCAGCTTGAGGTTACCCGTGGTGCGCGCGCTCACGCCATCGCGGCTGACGATCTTGTCGCCCACCGAAATGCGCCCGGTCGCGCTGTCCACGTTCAAAAAACCGGCCTGCTGGGCGATCAGGAATTCGCCCTCGCCCGACACCTCGACCACGGTGCCCGGGCCGGCCATGGGCGCCACTTCGGTATCCTCGGGAATGGGCGGATCGATGCGCAGCCCGGACAGCTCGAAACCGGCCGTGCCGGGCACGCGCGGCACCTTCTTGAGCAGCCGCACGCCCTTGTCGACTTGCGGAAAGCGGTTCTGGAACGCCATCAGATCGAGCTTGCCGTTGGCCAGTTGCAGCGGCGCGTCGCTGCGATGCAGGTCGCTGGTCACTTCGATCACATGAGCGTCGCGCCCGGCGCGCGGTTCGAGCAGGCTGGCCACCACCACGCGCTCGGATTTGCCAGCATCGATGGCCGCGCGCACCGCCTCGACGTCGATCCCGAAGCGGATGCCCTTGCCCCACATGTCGGCGATGAATTCGTCCACATCGAGCCGGGCGACGATTTCCGGTCCATCCGGATCGTCGGGGTTGGGCACGTACACCGGTTCGAAAAAGTATTCGGCCTTGCCGCGGTTGATCTTGACCGCCTTGTAGAGCGGCCGGCGCAGCGCACTGAAAGGCTTGATATCGGCAGCGATGCGGAGGATCGCGTGCCCGTCCGGCGAGCGCGGCAAGGGCGGCCCGGCCCCGTAAATGGCCTTGATCAGCAGCGGATAGTCGAGCTCGACCAGGTAGCTGGTGGCGAAGATGCGGTCAATGGCGGCGCTGAAGGTCGTGCCAAGCACGCTCGGGTCGCCGTACACGCCGTCCGGGCGCTTGATGATGCACTGGTCCAGCTCAAGAGGCGCAGTCTCCGCCACCGTAGGCGGACGCGGCGCACTGACGCCAGATAATTCATTCGACACGACGGCGCTCCATTACGGGCTTATATACCTGGCAAGTATATTTCGCTATTGGTAAGTTTTTTCTAGCGTAACAGGTTGTGTCGGCCAAAGAAACATTTGGATGCGGAATATTCAACAAATGTAACGTTTGGGCGGGGAGGCGGACAGCGGGGATGGTACGGGCGGGAACGGGCGCCGTGGCGCGCCCGGGAGGGGGTTAGCGGCGCGGCGCGTTCTTGTAGATATCGACGCCGGCTTCGTTGATCTGGCGCCGCAGGTCGCGCCGCTCGTCGGGCGTCATCATGCGCCCGCCGCGGCGGGCAAGGTCGGCAGTGTTCTGGGCATTCTGCTCTTGCTGGGCCTGAAGCTGGCGGCGCTGATCCTCGGCGCGGGTATCGAGCTGGCGCTGGGTGTCCTGGCGCTGCTGTTGCTGGGCACGCTGGGCATCGACGATGCGCTGGGCTTCGCGTTCCTTGTCGCCGGGGTTGGCCTGGGCCACCGACAAACTGGCGCAAGCGAGCAGACAGCATACGGCCACGCGACGGACGAACGCACGCCCGCAACCTTGAGCGCTTGCGACTGCCTTGGTTTGAATGTGCGCGTTATTCATCATGATTCCTCTTCCGCGGTGCCTGGTAAACATATAAGCTTGACCTGCTTGAACCCAGTGTATGACCATTTGCACCAAGGCATAAGTCGAATTGGGTAAAGTTTGTAACAGTATGTAATGACCTACGCGCAGGGTGTTTTATCGGGCGATATGACGTTACCATAGCGACATGAATCTGACAAATCTGACAGCCAAATGAACACACCCTCGACCCCGATCTCAGGCAACAATACAACGCAGGCCAACGCCAATGGCCATGCCGCCAAAATTATGGTAGTCGACGACGACGTGCGCCTGCGCGATCTGCTGCGCCGCTACCTCACCGAACAAGGCTTTTCGGTGGTCACCGCCGAGAGCGCGCCGGCCATGAACAAGCTGTGGCTGCGCGAGCGCTACGACCTGCTGGTGCTGGACCTGATGCTGCCAGGCGAAGACGGCCTGTCGATCTGCCGCCGCCTGCGCGGCGCCGGCGACCAGACCCCGATCATCATGCTCACCGCCAAAGGCGAAGACGTGGACCGCATCGTCGGCCTCGAAATGGGCGCCGACGATTATCTTCCCAAACCCTTCAACCCGCGCGAACTGGTGGCGCGTATCGGCGCCGTCTTGCGCCGCAAGGGCCCGGACGAAATCCCCGGCGCGCCGTCCGAAACCCCGCAGTCGTTCGAATTCGGCCAGTTCGTGCTCGATCTGGGCACACGCACGCTCAAGAAAAATGGCGAAACGGTGCCCCTGACCACCGGCGAATTCTCGGTGCTCAAGGTGTTCGCTCGCCATGCGCGCCAGCCGCTCTCGCGCGAAAAACTCATGGAACTGGCGCGCGGGCGCGAATACGAAGTGTTCGACCGCAGCCTGGACGTGCAGATTTCGCGCCTGCGCAAACTGATCGAACCCGATCCCTCGTCGCCGCTGTACATCCAGACCGTGTGGGGCCTGGGCTATGTGTTCATTCCTGAAGGCCAGCCACGCTAGTGTTTTCGCGCGATTCGACCACGCCCCATGGGACGCGCCTGAACTGGCTCAGGAGCGGCCTGTTCTGGCGCACCTTCCTCTTGCTCAGCATCCTGACCACGGTGTCCATGGCCTCGTGGATCGGCATGATCAGCGCCGTGCAGCGCGGGCCGCAGGTCGAGCAGACGGCCGACCTGGTGATCTCGGTGGTGACCATCACCAAGGCCGCCCTGACCCACTCGGCGCCCGAGCTGCGGCGCGAGCTGCTGTTTGAACTGGTCAGCAACGAAGGCATCCGCATCTTCACCCTGGAAAGTTCGGACACGGTCGATCCGCCGCCCGACAGCGCCCTGATGCCGGAAATCGAAGCGATCATCAAATCCAAGCTGGGCGCCGACACGCGCTTTTCCAGCCGCGTGAACGGCACCGCCGGCTTCTGGATCAGCTTTAAAATCGACGACGACAGTTACTGGCTGATGCTCGAACGCGAACGCCTCGAAGGCTTGACCGGCGTGCAGTGGCTCGGCTGGGCCACGGTGGTGGGCGCTGTGTCGGTGGTCGGCGCGGCGCTCATTTCGAGCCTGGTCAACCTGCCGCTGGCGCGCCTGACCGCGGCCGCGCGCGCCATCGCCCAGGGCAAGAAGCCGGACCGCCTGCCCGAAAAAGGGTCGAAGGAGATCATCGAGGCCAATCGCAGCTTCAACCAGATGGTGGAAGACTTGCAGCAGGTCGAATCGGACCGCGCCGTGATTTTGGCAGGCATCTCGCACGACCTGCGCACGCCGCTGGCGCGCATGCAGCTCGAACTGGAAATGGCCAAGCTCAGTAACGAAGCGCGCGAAGGCATGCAGTCCGATATCGGCCAGATGGACGCCATCATCGGCCAGTTCCTCGACTACGCCAAGCCGACCGAGGCGGCCACCTTCGTCCCGGTCGATATCAGCGAGCTGCTGCAGGACACGGCGCGCGAGGCCGAGCGCATGCTCGACATCCACGTGACGACCCACATCGAAGAAGGCGTGCACGTGATGGGCAACGCGACCGACCTGCGGCGCGTCTTCAACAACCTGGTGGAAAACGCTCGCCGCTACGGCAAGACCGAGGGCGGCGACTTTACCGAACTCGATATCTCTTGCCGCATCAAGCCGCACGGCCTGGGCAAGCGCGTGGTGATCGAAGTGCAGGACCACGGCCAGGGCGTGCCGGACGACCATATCGAACTGCTGCTCAAGCCCTTCACGCGCATGGACAGCGCGCGCGGCCAGGCCAACGGTGCCGGACTGGGACTGGCGATCGTGGAACGGGTGGTCTCGCGCCACAACGCCGAACTCCAGGTCAGCAACCGCGACGGCGGTGGCTTGCGCATCGTGCTGGTGATGCCGCTGGCGGGCTAGTTACTTTCTATAAAACGCCAGGTACCGCTGCCACCATCGCGGTCACGGGTCGTGCTGCCCGATACGCAAAATACATTCCCGTTACATCCGGCGGCGCGCACATCCAGATAAGAAGAGACGCCATACGGAGCAAAATTATTCAGCAGGCGAATACCCTGAGCTGAATAGACATTATGGCGCGGCGCTTCCACGGTCCAGATGCTGGAATTAATGCCGGTGTTTTTCGTCAGGGACGCCGATATGCAAAACATATTACCCTGGCAGCCAACGCCGCGCGCGTCGAGATAGCCGCCGAAGAGCCGATACGGCGGCATGTCGTCGTTCGCCAGGGGATATTGGCTTTTTACATACACCTGATCGCCCGGCTTGACTTGGGAACCCGCAATTTTCGTCCCGGCGGAAACGATCATCCAATTACCGCTGCCCTGATCGCGATTATCCGACTGCGCCGTGGAAACGCATAAGGCATTGCCTTCGCAATTGGCGCCGCGCACATCGAGATAACCTCCGCTCCAATTATTGTAGCCGTTCTGCGCATGGTAAATCTGACCATACCGCAAGACCGGAGCGTGGACGCGCGCGTGCGCGGTCGCCATCGAACACCATACCGTGCCGTTATTCGACTGGCCGGCTATGCCTTTATAAATGCAGACGTTGGCGTCATTTTGCAAAACCAGGTAGAACGGCCCGTCATTGCGGGCTTGGTTCGACAGGCACCAGGCGACATATCCGTCGGTTCGGTAGGTACACAGATTGCCGTCGGTCTGCATATAGGTGGCGTAGCTCCCCGACGGTGCCGCGCTCGAGCGCGTGCACCAGACATAGGCGCCATCGAACTCGTGATACACGCAAAAATTCCCATCGCTCTGCGTGGTCAGGAAAAACTCCCCGCTCGGCGAGCTGAGATACTCCCCTGTTTTAATGGAATTGCCACCGCTGAGAGTCGATCCCTTGTCGATATCGGCCGCGCGCGCCGGCGCCGTGGAGAAAAACAGCAGCAGTGCCCCGGCCAGCACTATCAAGCATAACCATGTGGCGGAGCGCGGAGAGAGGAATTTAATAACTTTAATGAACATGTTTTACTCCAGAGGTGGTGGCTGCATGAATGGGGATGACAGTTAACAAACTCCTGCATGAATAATGGACAAGGCCAGCATGAGAAATCGATCCGGTCATTCGCGTATCACCGCCATGAACGATGGACATCACTGCCGCAATGCC
Protein-coding regions in this window:
- a CDS encoding chemotaxis protein CheW; amino-acid sequence: MHTMSTQFAPIGKMEFLSFQLGGMEYGVDFRKVKELRTFKSLERFASEGTIVKGVAVSRGVIMPLVDMRVAFNARAASPDPMTDVIILQLSSCVMGMVVDGVTDVVRLYPNQISPIPGLTRDSDCDYLMGLGETDGRRLILVDIDKLMSIRRETVAGAQKAA
- a CDS encoding HDOD domain-containing protein, which translates into the protein MKRFFSASEPTPDAPGQVPASQPAPAVASAAPAGSPAQLSFEQRDGVNGSYFNWLFDNADVTGLDTTPHENQVLDALTAILASQQSGAALVRRLPGLLPQLLQSLRSDNFSGAQLSRTISNDVVLVAAVIRMANTSFKGSGTTITSVEHAVMLIGQEGLRHLITSVAFRPIIDLNSGQYTRLLAPRIWDQSERCAVANRMLAEDMGIDPFEAFLAGLVQNVGLIVTLRIMDQMSRGEKELGSEMFCARLVRDARILTCSIGREWNFPERVVTAIGEQAGMRKGVPVSPLGRLLTQSDYLSKVRILVDNERLGKDDPVLFKGLSPRAMACYRELDAIDDDVAAAPAAPAP
- the arfB gene encoding alternative ribosome rescue aminoacyl-tRNA hydrolase ArfB; protein product: MSATIDPGEVEFSAIRAQGPGGQNVNKVSCAVHLRFDVGASSLPDPIKERLLALSDQRITQAGVVVLKAQQSRSLEQNKEDALRRLQELVDSVAVLPTVRRATRPTRSSQRKRLDSKTRSGQTKAMRGKVSE
- a CDS encoding flagellar assembly protein A is translated as MSNELSGVSAPRPPTVAETAPLELDQCIIKRPDGVYGDPSVLGTTFSAAIDRIFATSYLVELDYPLLIKAIYGAGPPLPRSPDGHAILRIAADIKPFSALRRPLYKAVKINRGKAEYFFEPVYVPNPDDPDGPEIVARLDVDEFIADMWGKGIRFGIDVEAVRAAIDAGKSERVVVASLLEPRAGRDAHVIEVTSDLHRSDAPLQLANGKLDLMAFQNRFPQVDKGVRLLKKVPRVPGTAGFELSGLRIDPPIPEDTEVAPMAGPGTVVEVSGEGEFLIAQQAGFLNVDSATGRISVGDKIVSRDGVSARTTGNLKLTGDFEEFGEVQEKRVVEGEGIIIHADVFGSIISRGGEVLLNRNLVGGSAHNARGDIRVKGVASGSVIQASLGDVVVNRAESCIVSGTRVSITHAVNCEIMADEVVIGHAEGCAIAARTVSIDSAGPRRQSEMSIFALQPDTARLDEVIAAMSARVAQFGELAAQRKAEMEAMTNEPEVRKYVMLASKVRKKELILTEEQVPMFQKMALGVGPALKAIAKVSLDVKAAETEQQAGAALVEDLVRQRSDSSGVSSVAVKQIEGETVVRSMTYNPDGSSIYDLPAKDIKLKLRTKRAEGDVILVADEGAVNWQTGV
- the ompR gene encoding osmolarity response regulator transcription factor OmpR; amino-acid sequence: MVVDDDVRLRDLLRRYLTEQGFSVVTAESAPAMNKLWLRERYDLLVLDLMLPGEDGLSICRRLRGAGDQTPIIMLTAKGEDVDRIVGLEMGADDYLPKPFNPRELVARIGAVLRRKGPDEIPGAPSETPQSFEFGQFVLDLGTRTLKKNGETVPLTTGEFSVLKVFARHARQPLSREKLMELARGREYEVFDRSLDVQISRLRKLIEPDPSSPLYIQTVWGLGYVFIPEGQPR
- a CDS encoding sensor histidine kinase; the encoded protein is MFSRDSTTPHGTRLNWLRSGLFWRTFLLLSILTTVSMASWIGMISAVQRGPQVEQTADLVISVVTITKAALTHSAPELRRELLFELVSNEGIRIFTLESSDTVDPPPDSALMPEIEAIIKSKLGADTRFSSRVNGTAGFWISFKIDDDSYWLMLERERLEGLTGVQWLGWATVVGAVSVVGAALISSLVNLPLARLTAAARAIAQGKKPDRLPEKGSKEIIEANRSFNQMVEDLQQVESDRAVILAGISHDLRTPLARMQLELEMAKLSNEAREGMQSDIGQMDAIIGQFLDYAKPTEAATFVPVDISELLQDTAREAERMLDIHVTTHIEEGVHVMGNATDLRRVFNNLVENARRYGKTEGGDFTELDISCRIKPHGLGKRVVIEVQDHGQGVPDDHIELLLKPFTRMDSARGQANGAGLGLAIVERVVSRHNAELQVSNRDGGGLRIVLVMPLAG